The DNA region CAGTGAGCGCATCATGAAACCACTGACTGGAACCGGCATCGCGCTTCTCGCAGCGCTTCTGGTCGCGCTGTATGTGGGGTATCGAGCCTACGAGAGCGGGAGCGATGCCGCGCAGTTGCGCGCGACCACCCTGGAGGATGCCATCCAGACCGTGGCGGTGGTGCATCCCACGCCGTTGCCGCCGACCGAGACCATTACGCTGCCCGGGAACGTGGTGGGCTGGTACGAAGCGCCGATGTATGCGCGGGTTACGGGCTACGTGAAGATGTGGTACCGAGATTATGGAGATCAGGTCAAAAAAGGCGAGGTCCTCGCCGAAATCAACGCGCCGGATCTCGATGCCGAATATGCCCAAGCGAGAGCGGACCTGGAGTCGGAGCGCGCGCGCTACAAGCTCGCCGAGGTGACGGCTAAGCGGTGGGTAGCGCTGCGCCCCAATCACGCCGTGTCCGAGCAGTCGATCACGGTGCAAGAACAGAACATGAAGGTCCAAGCGGCCCTCGTCAAAGCCGCAGAGCAGAAGGTCAGCAACATCGAAGCGTTCATTCGCTTCAAGACCATCGTCGCGCCGTTCGACGGCGTCGTCACGCAGCGCAATATCAACGTCGGCGACCTGGTGACCAAAGAAGGCAATCTGAGCACCCCCAATGCCAAGAGCAATCTGTTCACGATCGCCGACGTCCATGTCCTGCGCCTGTTCGTCAACGTGCCTGAGACATTCGGCCCGTTTCTGCAACCCGGTCTCACAGCCGACGTCACAGTACCCCAACTGGCCAATCGTCATTTCACCGCAAAGTTCCTGACCGTCGCCCGTGGCTTCGACGTCAGTACGCGCACGGCCGTTACGGTCTTCACGATCGACAATGAAGATCGCGCGCTCTGGCCCGGCTCTTACGCGGAGGTTCACCTGACGGCACCGGTGGACCGGCAGGTGTTCACCATTCCCTCCACCGCCCTCGTGTTCCAAGAGCATGGCACGCAGGTGGCCTTGGTGAACGAAGATTCACGCGTGCACCTCCAGCCGATCACGGTCAGCAGACTCATGGACAATGCCGTCGAAGTAGCCGGAGGTCTGTCGGCAGACGATCGCATCGTCAATAATCCCAGCGCCGCCCTGCTGGAAGGGGATCGGGTCCGCATCGTCACGCCGGCGCCCGGTTATGACCTCATCAATTTGCCCCGGTCTGAGCGCGCGCAGACACCAGCGGGACAGGCCTCCTACGCGCCATGAGGGCTACAGCATGGTCATGACCCGAGAGAGTCGCATGATGCCCCGGGCCAGACTCTGGCTCAGCGGTTTGATGCTCGTGCCGTTTCTATCGTCGGCCTGCAGCAGTGACTGGTTGCCCCACGTGGATTTGGCCCCGCCGTATCATGCCCCGGAATATGTCGTCCCTGCGTCGTGGCATGGCGAGACACCGTTTGTGGAGGCCCATCCGTCGGACGGCGAGTTGCGCCCCGATTGGTGGAGGCTCTATGACGACCCGGTTTTGAACGGTCTCGTCGAGCAAGCCATGGCGGCCAACCCGGACCTTCAGGCGGCGGCGGAGCGGTTCGTCCAGGCACGCGACGTGATGATGCAGGTTCGCTCGCGGCGGATTCCACAGATCGGCATCGGCGGGAAAGCCGCGGACAGCCATAACCATATCGATGCCCTCCGGGCTCCAGGCGATTTGCCGATCACGGGACCGGTTGCAGCCGGTGCAGGCCTCGCCTCATGGGAGCCGGACTTTTGGTCTGCAATTCGAAACGCCACCCGCATCGAAACCTACCGCGCCGAGGAGCGCGCGGCGGACTGGGGCCACGCTCGCCTCAGCCTGCAGGCCGAACTCGCGGCGGACTATTTCACGTTGCGCGGATTCGACAGCCAGAGCGCGATTTACAAACAGTCCATCGACCTGTATCGAAATTCGCTCAGGCTCGTAAAGGCCCAATTTGCCGGCGCGATCGCGTCAGCGCTCGATGTCGCCCGCGTCGAATCCCTGCTGTTCAGCACGGAGACCAAATACGCGCAGATTCAAGGCCAGCGCCAAGTGACCGAACAGGCGATCGCCATCTTGGTGAATATGGCGCCCGCCAGTTTCACGATCGAGCCGGTCGACGACTTGCGCATGGCGCACTTCACGATTCCTCGCGGTCTGCCGTCCACGCTCTTGGAGCGGCGTCCCGACATCGCAGCGATGGAGCGCCGCATGGCGGAGGCCAACCGCGCCATCGGCATCGCGCGCGCTGCGTTTTTCCCCGACGTGCGATTCTCGGCGGACGGCGGGATCCTGGATGCGGGATTTGATATCGCCAAGCTGACCGCCGCCATGTGGTCCTATGGAGCCGCCGTAGCGCTGCCGGTTTTTCAGGGCGGATATCGCCGCGCTCAACTGCAACGGACCTGGTCGGCCTATCGGGAGACGGAAGACCTCTACCGGTCGACGGTCCTCAATGCCTTTCGCGAAGTGGAAAACAATCTGAGCCTCACAAACCAATTGACGACCGCAGCCAATCGGCAGGATGCCGCGGTCGGGGCGAACCTGAAGGCACAGAATCTCACGATGGAACTGTACCAAGGCGGGTTGGCATCCAGTCTCGAATTGATTTATGCGCAAGTGCAGACGCTCACGGCGCGCATCGAATCCGTGCAGATCAAGGCCGAACTCCTGCGTTCCACGGTTGGGCTGCTGCGGGCGCTCGGCGGCGGTTGGAATCGGAATAACTTGCCGAAGGACGAGGA from Nitrospiraceae bacterium includes:
- a CDS encoding efflux RND transporter periplasmic adaptor subunit, with the protein product MKPLTGTGIALLAALLVALYVGYRAYESGSDAAQLRATTLEDAIQTVAVVHPTPLPPTETITLPGNVVGWYEAPMYARVTGYVKMWYRDYGDQVKKGEVLAEINAPDLDAEYAQARADLESERARYKLAEVTAKRWVALRPNHAVSEQSITVQEQNMKVQAALVKAAEQKVSNIEAFIRFKTIVAPFDGVVTQRNINVGDLVTKEGNLSTPNAKSNLFTIADVHVLRLFVNVPETFGPFLQPGLTADVTVPQLANRHFTAKFLTVARGFDVSTRTAVTVFTIDNEDRALWPGSYAEVHLTAPVDRQVFTIPSTALVFQEHGTQVALVNEDSRVHLQPITVSRLMDNAVEVAGGLSADDRIVNNPSAALLEGDRVRIVTPAPGYDLINLPRSERAQTPAGQASYAP
- a CDS encoding efflux transporter outer membrane subunit; protein product: MVMTRESRMMPRARLWLSGLMLVPFLSSACSSDWLPHVDLAPPYHAPEYVVPASWHGETPFVEAHPSDGELRPDWWRLYDDPVLNGLVEQAMAANPDLQAAAERFVQARDVMMQVRSRRIPQIGIGGKAADSHNHIDALRAPGDLPITGPVAAGAGLASWEPDFWSAIRNATRIETYRAEERAADWGHARLSLQAELAADYFTLRGFDSQSAIYKQSIDLYRNSLRLVKAQFAGAIASALDVARVESLLFSTETKYAQIQGQRQVTEQAIAILVNMAPASFTIEPVDDLRMAHFTIPRGLPSTLLERRPDIAAMERRMAEANRAIGIARAAFFPDVRFSADGGILDAGFDIAKLTAAMWSYGAAVALPVFQGGYRRAQLQRTWSAYRETEDLYRSTVLNAFREVENNLSLTNQLTTAANRQDAAVGANLKAQNLTMELYQGGLASSLELIYAQVQTLTARIESVQIKAELLRSTVGLLRALGGGWNRNNLPKDEEIQPFGTFQYVNLDKPPTAGGIDVLTDNTWANDLTKRPIPLRPRP